In a single window of the Terriglobus roseus genome:
- a CDS encoding response regulator gives MTKLTRILLVEDHFLARMALNSVLSMQPGLQIVGQAVDGEQGVAMYRELLPDIVLLDLRLPRMSGFEVLTTIRKEFPQARCIVLSSYQGSEDIYRALRGGALGYLTKDASGDEVLNAIEAVGRDLRYIPSAVLNRLAERIPATDLTPREAEVLTCITRGRSNREIAEELHIAEKTVRIHVSAVLDKVGARDRTQATIFALQRGLVHLDGA, from the coding sequence ATGACGAAGCTCACACGAATCCTGCTGGTAGAGGATCACTTCCTGGCTCGCATGGCGCTCAACAGCGTCTTGTCGATGCAGCCCGGTCTCCAGATTGTGGGGCAAGCCGTCGATGGCGAGCAGGGCGTTGCGATGTACCGTGAGCTTCTGCCAGACATCGTCTTGCTGGATCTGCGACTGCCCAGGATGAGCGGCTTTGAGGTCCTCACCACAATCCGCAAAGAGTTTCCGCAGGCACGGTGCATCGTGCTGTCGTCCTACCAGGGGAGTGAGGATATCTACCGCGCACTGCGGGGCGGGGCGCTTGGTTACCTGACCAAAGACGCAAGTGGCGATGAAGTCCTGAATGCGATTGAGGCTGTGGGGCGCGATCTTCGTTACATTCCGTCGGCAGTTCTCAACCGTCTGGCGGAACGCATCCCTGCAACCGATCTCACCCCGCGCGAAGCCGAAGTGCTGACCTGCATTACGCGAGGCCGCTCCAACCGCGAGATTGCGGAAGAGTTGCACATTGCGGAGAAGACGGTTCGGATCCATGTGAGCGCGGTGCTCGACAAGGTCGGCGCCCGTGACCGCACACAGGCAACCATCTTTGCGCTTCAGCGCGGACTCGTCCATCTGGACGGGGCTTAG
- a CDS encoding sensor histidine kinase, which yields MPPSQTRSHDSPTRLRLSEYQKQNWQVEDGLSESNVRQIAQGPDRKLLLATFSGVLTFDGQRFAPVSSVQNPTVVNGAAVNAMLPGQDGDLWVGTDGSGVLHQTKTGVVNVSEQAGFLHERIRTMVIDHTGMLWVATQNGIERFRDGRMERIPGTGTIAGDITVVFADSPGRNGRPGPILFITSSGLFRWNNETLQALALPKQFGSPTALFRDREGALWIGTDHALLQVLDESGNDPLVREVMATKSPVTQLVTDAGRNVWVGTRHDGLWRYSPPTGKLGAEVAHWGSHEGFEDETVRSLFIDDEDNLWIGMLTGGLSRWRKAPFAPYGRQEGLAVGYAAVAFGDSRGDVWLGSWGQGLFRKHGEVIVPMPLPEMQPSTPIRALTEGKPGEIWVGTWFDGIYRVTDRGKQHYRLGIESPVNAVSALLYSQEGELWIGTYTGIFRFASGEPGKGQSTRLLENKLITCLLRDQDGSVLVGTSEGLFRVRGETVTAIEGLPHPYVLSLSHDLAGNVWVGSRRGGIGQLRENRVEALHVGGDLGSLPIYSGLEDFDGHLWFGTSRGILRVSRAQMVRAIHHHGTVPDVVLFGKADGMRSSDCSGPSQPAATRMADGTLWFATTRGFVHTTAVAEDAGPRVAAASIEGWSPVASGEMEPLQSDDSLVLKPGQTDLRIFYDARELSNPGQIEFRYRLAGYDSEWTTTHSRVAHYQHLPSGRYRFEVQARKSGTDWISSSSSLSVRQMPHLYATWYFMVAALLLCGMAAVVWYRRRISRVRASLAVVVEERNRIARECHDTLMAGFAAVAWQVEATAKRLVDGTDPAAAVQSCELAHSMVLHCQAEARRIIWDLRDSQEVSGVLSHALSRAIDAHYREHSIHVELHVDGTELMLPPGSVHHLVCIGQEAISNALRHASPQRIDVQLVFSKGEVRLEVKDDGCGFQPGRITGKSGHFGMMVMEERARKLGGDFAVRSTPRGGTEIVVRVPFSTADARAVPQRNALSAAMW from the coding sequence TTGCCTCCTTCGCAGACACGTTCGCACGATTCTCCGACGCGACTGCGTCTGTCGGAATACCAGAAACAGAACTGGCAGGTCGAAGATGGCCTTTCCGAGAGCAATGTGCGGCAGATCGCGCAGGGGCCAGACAGGAAGCTGCTGTTGGCGACGTTTTCGGGCGTACTGACCTTTGACGGCCAACGTTTTGCACCGGTGAGCAGTGTTCAGAACCCGACTGTTGTGAATGGCGCAGCGGTAAACGCGATGCTACCCGGTCAGGACGGTGATCTCTGGGTAGGCACAGACGGCAGTGGTGTTCTGCACCAGACCAAGACCGGCGTGGTGAACGTAAGCGAGCAGGCCGGTTTTCTTCATGAACGCATTCGTACCATGGTGATCGACCACACCGGGATGCTGTGGGTGGCGACGCAGAACGGCATTGAGCGTTTTCGCGATGGTCGAATGGAACGCATCCCCGGGACCGGGACCATCGCAGGTGACATCACAGTTGTCTTCGCGGACTCGCCTGGGAGGAACGGCAGGCCGGGGCCAATACTCTTCATCACTTCGAGTGGTCTGTTTCGCTGGAACAATGAAACGCTGCAGGCGCTGGCACTACCGAAGCAGTTTGGATCTCCGACAGCCCTCTTTCGAGATCGCGAAGGGGCTCTATGGATTGGCACGGACCACGCGCTCCTGCAGGTTCTGGACGAGTCGGGGAATGACCCGTTGGTGCGTGAGGTGATGGCCACGAAGAGCCCCGTCACACAGTTGGTTACCGATGCTGGACGCAATGTGTGGGTGGGTACGCGTCATGATGGCCTTTGGCGTTATAGCCCCCCCACCGGAAAGCTTGGAGCCGAGGTTGCACACTGGGGATCTCATGAAGGCTTTGAGGACGAGACGGTTCGTTCGCTCTTTATCGACGATGAGGACAATCTTTGGATCGGCATGCTGACGGGGGGACTCAGCCGTTGGCGCAAGGCGCCTTTTGCGCCGTACGGACGACAGGAAGGATTGGCCGTAGGGTACGCAGCGGTGGCTTTCGGTGACAGCCGCGGAGACGTCTGGCTCGGGTCATGGGGACAGGGTCTGTTCCGGAAGCATGGCGAAGTCATCGTGCCGATGCCGCTGCCTGAGATGCAGCCCTCTACGCCGATCCGCGCACTGACCGAAGGAAAGCCAGGGGAGATATGGGTGGGCACCTGGTTTGACGGGATTTACCGTGTGACAGACAGAGGAAAGCAGCACTATCGGTTAGGGATCGAATCACCCGTGAACGCTGTGAGTGCGCTGCTTTACTCACAGGAAGGTGAGCTATGGATCGGTACCTATACGGGCATCTTTCGCTTCGCCTCTGGAGAGCCAGGCAAAGGGCAGAGCACGCGCCTGCTGGAAAACAAGCTCATCACCTGCTTGTTACGGGATCAGGATGGGAGCGTCCTCGTTGGCACCAGCGAAGGTCTGTTCCGCGTGCGCGGTGAAACGGTAACGGCTATCGAGGGTCTGCCACACCCCTATGTGCTCTCCCTCTCGCACGATTTGGCGGGGAATGTCTGGGTAGGCTCGCGACGAGGCGGCATTGGGCAACTTCGGGAAAACCGTGTGGAGGCGCTGCACGTAGGCGGGGACCTGGGTAGCCTCCCGATCTACAGTGGCCTGGAGGACTTCGATGGGCACCTGTGGTTCGGCACGTCGCGCGGAATTCTTCGCGTGTCGCGTGCCCAGATGGTGCGCGCCATACATCACCACGGAACGGTTCCGGACGTCGTCCTCTTTGGCAAGGCCGACGGTATGCGATCCAGCGATTGCAGCGGGCCCTCGCAGCCTGCGGCAACGCGTATGGCTGATGGGACCTTGTGGTTTGCGACGACACGCGGATTCGTTCACACAACAGCAGTTGCGGAAGATGCAGGCCCACGTGTTGCCGCGGCGTCGATCGAAGGATGGAGTCCCGTAGCCAGTGGTGAGATGGAGCCGCTGCAGAGTGACGACTCGCTGGTGCTCAAGCCAGGACAGACAGATCTGCGTATCTTCTACGACGCACGCGAGCTTTCGAACCCGGGGCAAATCGAATTCCGTTACCGGCTGGCTGGTTATGACAGCGAATGGACCACAACCCATTCGCGCGTGGCGCACTACCAGCATCTGCCTTCAGGGCGGTACCGCTTTGAAGTGCAGGCGCGCAAGAGTGGCACCGACTGGATCTCATCGTCGTCGTCCCTAAGCGTGCGGCAGATGCCTCATTTGTATGCCACGTGGTATTTCATGGTCGCCGCATTGCTCTTATGCGGTATGGCTGCCGTGGTCTGGTATCGGCGGCGCATCAGCCGCGTTCGCGCATCGCTGGCAGTCGTTGTGGAAGAGCGCAATCGTATCGCTCGCGAGTGCCATGACACCCTGATGGCTGGCTTCGCGGCAGTGGCATGGCAGGTGGAGGCTACAGCCAAACGGCTGGTGGACGGCACCGACCCAGCTGCGGCGGTTCAGTCGTGTGAACTGGCGCACAGCATGGTGTTGCACTGCCAGGCCGAGGCACGTCGCATCATCTGGGATTTGCGCGACTCGCAGGAAGTCTCGGGCGTTCTGTCGCACGCGCTGTCCCGCGCCATTGATGCGCACTACCGCGAACACAGTATTCATGTGGAGCTTCATGTAGACGGAACGGAGCTCATGTTGCCACCGGGCTCGGTGCACCACCTGGTCTGCATCGGGCAGGAAGCCATCTCGAATGCGCTTCGGCACGCTTCGCCGCAGCGGATCGACGTGCAACTGGTGTTCAGCAAAGGGGAGGTCCGCTTGGAAGTAAAGGACGATGGATGCGGCTTCCAGCCGGGGCGCATCACCGGCAAGAGCGGACACTTCGGCATGATGGTGATGGAAGAGCGGGCACGCAAACTGGGCGGGGATTTCGCTGTGCGATCCACGCCGCGTGGAGGCACCGAGATCGTTGTGCGGGTTCCGTTTTCCACGGCTGACGCGAGAGCGGTGCCGCAACGGAACGCACTCTCGGCAGCCATGTGGTGA